A single genomic interval of Flavobacteriales bacterium harbors:
- a CDS encoding aromatic amino acid ammonia-lyase, producing the protein MGPTITLDSFFRVVVQEEKVRLSAQQRAVVQESFDFLTEFSKDKIIYGINTGFGPMAQYRIESEELEQLQYNLVRSHASGLGAGLPDQYVRAVMLNRLNTLALGGSGISMGVVDQLVAYLDKGIYPYIPEHGSVGASGDLVQLAHLALGLIGEGEARYKGETRPVKDILKELKMEPVKLHLRDGLGLMNGTSCMSGIGLLNVIYATRLLRWATLIGAVINEIVRSYDDSYSEFLNRAKKHEGQRQVAAAMRRCLETSKLVRKREDRLFKDIEKVGNGKPIKEKVQEYYSFRCIPQIIGPILETVQNAEEILLDEVNSTNDNPVVDLENKHVYHGGNFHGDYVALEMDKMKIAITKLSMLCERQLNYLMNEKLNDIFPPFMNLGKLGYNFGVQGMQFTATSTTAENQTLSFPMYVHSIPNNNDNQDIVSMGTNAALMTKKVIDNSFQVMAIEAVAIAQGVDSLGCKSKMSVAGQKFYDTVRKHLATFEDDKPRSHQLAELSAFLHENNPQIEIF; encoded by the coding sequence ATAGGACCGACAATTACACTCGATAGTTTTTTCCGCGTTGTTGTACAGGAAGAAAAAGTGCGGCTGTCAGCGCAACAGCGAGCCGTTGTTCAGGAGAGTTTTGACTTCTTGACGGAGTTCTCCAAAGACAAGATCATCTACGGCATCAATACCGGTTTTGGGCCAATGGCGCAGTATCGTATTGAGAGCGAGGAGTTGGAGCAGCTTCAATATAATCTCGTAAGAAGCCACGCTTCTGGTTTGGGGGCAGGACTTCCTGATCAGTATGTGCGTGCTGTAATGTTGAATCGTTTGAATACGCTCGCCTTGGGCGGTTCGGGTATCAGCATGGGAGTTGTTGATCAGTTGGTGGCGTATCTCGATAAGGGAATTTACCCATACATCCCCGAGCACGGAAGTGTTGGAGCAAGTGGCGATCTTGTTCAGTTGGCGCACCTGGCCTTGGGTTTGATCGGTGAGGGAGAAGCGCGTTACAAAGGCGAAACCCGACCTGTAAAAGACATTCTCAAGGAATTGAAAATGGAGCCTGTGAAGTTGCACCTTCGCGATGGTTTGGGCTTGATGAACGGTACTTCATGCATGAGTGGTATTGGATTGTTGAATGTGATCTATGCTACGCGATTACTTCGTTGGGCTACGTTGATCGGAGCAGTGATCAATGAGATCGTCCGTTCGTATGACGATAGTTATTCTGAGTTTTTGAATCGCGCGAAGAAGCACGAAGGACAACGTCAGGTTGCCGCTGCCATGCGCAGATGTTTGGAGACGAGCAAGTTGGTTCGCAAGCGTGAAGACCGACTTTTCAAGGACATTGAGAAGGTAGGAAACGGCAAGCCGATCAAGGAAAAGGTGCAGGAATATTATTCGTTCCGTTGCATTCCGCAGATCATTGGGCCGATTCTCGAAACGGTTCAGAATGCAGAGGAAATTCTGTTGGACGAAGTGAATTCAACCAACGATAACCCTGTTGTTGATCTCGAGAACAAGCACGTGTATCATGGTGGAAATTTCCACGGTGATTATGTGGCCTTGGAGATGGACAAGATGAAGATTGCCATCACTAAATTGAGCATGTTGTGCGAACGACAGCTCAATTACCTGATGAACGAAAAGCTGAATGACATTTTTCCTCCGTTCATGAACTTGGGAAAACTCGGTTACAACTTCGGTGTTCAAGGGATGCAGTTCACAGCCACATCAACCACGGCTGAGAACCAAACGCTTTCCTTCCCGATGTACGTGCATTCCATCCCGAACAACAACGACAATCAGGACATCGTGAGCATGGGAACCAACGCAGCGTTGATGACCAAAAAGGTGATTGATAATTCGTTCCAGGTAATGGCCATTGAAGCCGTTGCCATTGCACAAGGCGTTGATAGCTTGGGTTGCAAATCGAAGATGTCGGTTGCAGGGCAGAAGTTCTACGATACTGTTCGCAAGCATTTGGCAACGTTTGAAGACGATAAACCACGTTCTCATCAGTTGGCAGAGTTGTCTGCATTCTTGCATGAGAACAATCCGCAGATTGAGATATTTTAA